A genomic stretch from Sporocytophaga myxococcoides includes:
- a CDS encoding NifU family protein: MDTTAPNSGLIEKVETALNSIRPYLEADGGNVRVIEVTEDMVAKLELLGACGSCPMSTMTLKAGVEEAIKKAVPEITSVVAVNITAPDDPHAVMPSTVY; this comes from the coding sequence ATGGATACTACAGCACCAAATTCAGGACTAATTGAAAAAGTAGAAACTGCTTTAAACAGCATCAGACCATACCTAGAAGCTGACGGAGGTAATGTAAGAGTAATAGAAGTAACAGAAGATATGGTTGCCAAACTTGAGCTTCTGGGAGCTTGCGGTTCATGCCCGATGTCAACGATGACATTAAAAGCAGGAGTTGAAGAAGCGATCAAAAAAGCTGTTCCTGAAATTACCAGTGTGGTTGCTGTAAATATCACAGCCCCGGATGACCCGCACGCTGTAATGCCTTCAACGGTATACTAG
- a CDS encoding Mrp/NBP35 family ATP-binding protein, which translates to MIFTKEQILKALSTVQEPDLKKDLVTLNMIKDVQTEGNKISFTVVLTTPACPLKELIKSSCIEAIHQHVSADAKVEVHMTADVTSARTSAGPMLPGVKNIIAISSGKGGVGKSTVTANLAIALTKLGAKVGLIDADIFGPSMPTMFDLEDVRPSVIQENGKNFIIPVKQYGVELMSIGFLTPPDHAMVWRGPMASSALKQFFSDCKWGELDYLLIDLPPGTSDIHLTLVQTVSVTGAIVVTTPQKVALADAQRGLGMFRQPQINVPVLGVVENMAYFTPLELPDNKYFIFGENGGREFAESNNVPLLGQIPLVQGIRECGDNGKPAAMQNDVIAEAFRELAETLAQQVAIRNASAEATKRVEIKV; encoded by the coding sequence ATGATTTTTACTAAAGAACAAATTCTTAAAGCCTTATCTACAGTTCAGGAACCTGATCTGAAAAAGGATCTTGTTACCTTAAACATGATTAAGGACGTTCAGACTGAAGGGAATAAAATTTCATTTACAGTAGTTTTAACAACTCCTGCCTGCCCACTCAAAGAACTTATCAAATCTTCATGCATAGAAGCAATTCACCAACATGTATCTGCTGATGCTAAGGTTGAAGTTCATATGACTGCAGACGTTACATCGGCAAGAACGAGTGCGGGACCAATGCTTCCGGGAGTCAAAAATATTATAGCCATATCTTCAGGAAAAGGCGGTGTAGGTAAATCTACTGTAACTGCCAATCTTGCCATAGCTCTTACCAAACTAGGAGCTAAAGTAGGTTTGATAGATGCGGATATTTTCGGGCCTTCAATGCCTACGATGTTTGACCTTGAAGATGTGCGCCCGAGCGTTATTCAGGAAAACGGAAAAAATTTCATCATTCCTGTAAAGCAATACGGTGTAGAATTAATGTCTATCGGATTCCTTACACCTCCTGACCATGCAATGGTTTGGAGAGGTCCAATGGCAAGTTCTGCATTGAAGCAATTCTTTTCAGATTGCAAATGGGGAGAACTTGATTATCTTTTGATAGATCTGCCTCCCGGAACCAGCGATATTCACCTGACTCTCGTACAGACTGTATCAGTAACAGGGGCAATAGTGGTGACCACTCCTCAGAAAGTTGCACTTGCAGATGCACAAAGAGGATTAGGGATGTTCAGACAACCACAAATTAACGTACCTGTTTTGGGAGTTGTTGAAAATATGGCTTATTTTACCCCTCTTGAACTCCCTGATAATAAATACTTTATTTTCGGAGAAAATGGAGGCAGAGAATTTGCCGAAAGTAATAACGTTCCTTTATTAGGACAAATACCTTTGGTGCAGGGAATCAGAGAATGCGGAGACAACGGAAAACCGGCAGCGATGCAAAATGACGTTATTGCCGAAGCATTCAGAGAACTGGCAGAAACACTGGCTCAACAAGTAGCGATCAGAAATGCAAGTGCAGAAGCTACCAAAAGAGTAGAAATAAAAGTTTAA